The Paenibacillus sp. FSL R7-0204 genome includes a region encoding these proteins:
- a CDS encoding glycoside hydrolase family 43 protein has product MNTNKEYTNPLVEQRADPWVYKHNDGYYYFTASVPEYDRIEVRRALTIEGLREAQPVVAWRKYESGPLSANIWAPEIHFIDGKWYIYFAAARTTETKEGLFDHRMYALENTSANPLEGEWTEKGQVRTAWESFALDATTFEHKGVYYYVWAQKDPEIDGNSNLYISAMENGWTLKGPQTMISTPEYPWEVIGFKVNEGPAVLKRGGRIFISFSASATDHNYCLGLLTADVDSDLLDAASWIKHPEPVFQTSEENGQYGPGHNSFSVDENGESVLIYHARSYKEITGDPLYDPNRHTRAQRLRWNADGTPDFGMPVKDSLNKF; this is encoded by the coding sequence ATGAATACAAATAAAGAGTACACTAACCCGCTTGTCGAACAGCGTGCAGATCCCTGGGTATACAAGCATAACGACGGCTATTACTATTTCACCGCTTCCGTGCCGGAGTACGACCGGATTGAAGTACGCAGAGCGTTAACGATTGAGGGACTTCGGGAAGCACAGCCGGTAGTCGCCTGGCGCAAATATGAGAGCGGCCCGCTCAGCGCCAATATCTGGGCACCCGAAATCCATTTTATTGATGGCAAATGGTATATTTATTTTGCGGCGGCCCGGACCACGGAGACGAAGGAAGGGCTGTTTGACCACCGGATGTACGCCCTGGAGAATACTTCAGCGAACCCGCTGGAAGGGGAGTGGACCGAGAAGGGGCAGGTGAGGACCGCCTGGGAATCCTTCGCCCTGGACGCTACAACGTTCGAGCATAAGGGCGTGTATTACTATGTATGGGCGCAAAAGGACCCTGAGATCGATGGGAACTCCAACCTGTATATCTCAGCCATGGAGAACGGCTGGACGCTCAAGGGTCCGCAGACGATGATCTCAACACCGGAGTATCCTTGGGAGGTCATCGGCTTCAAAGTGAATGAAGGCCCTGCGGTGCTGAAGCGGGGCGGCCGGATCTTCATAAGCTTCTCGGCCAGCGCCACCGATCACAATTATTGTTTGGGGCTGCTTACCGCTGATGTGGACAGCGATCTGCTGGACGCAGCATCCTGGATCAAGCATCCTGAGCCAGTCTTCCAGACCAGTGAGGAGAACGGGCAATACGGTCCGGGTCATAACAGCTTCTCAGTGGACGAGAACGGCGAGAGTGTGCTGATCTACCATGCCCGAAGTTATAAGGAGATCACCGGAGACCCGCTCTACGACCCGAACCGCCACACCCGTGCCCAGCGACTGCGCTGGAATGCGGACGGCACGCCGGATTTCGGGATGCCGGTGAAGGATAGCCTGAACAAGTTCTGA
- a CDS encoding carbohydrate ABC transporter permease, whose amino-acid sequence MTSRRRVTHSIIFVLLLIGAVFMIGPLLWMLSTSFKDKQDVFALPPVWIPRPFHFDKYSEIWEAGPLLSGIKNSLIIAVTVTIVGTFTSSLAAFSFAKLRFPGKNKIFLLMLSSLMIPYPAVMIPQFFMFSKLGWIDTLLPLIVPGLFGNIVMIFFLRQYLSSVPNAIIEAAKIDGSSYFRLYSSITFPLIKPAVAAQLILWFMGIWNDYLSPIIYLNSPEKQTLQLVIANFNATYAIQTDYPLIMAASIIALLPMLIIFLVFQKQIIESVAISGVKG is encoded by the coding sequence ATGACGAGCAGAAGAAGAGTTACGCATAGCATTATCTTTGTTCTACTTTTAATCGGCGCGGTGTTCATGATCGGCCCGTTGCTCTGGATGCTGTCCACCTCATTCAAGGATAAGCAGGATGTGTTCGCCCTGCCTCCGGTGTGGATTCCGCGGCCGTTCCATTTCGATAAATATAGTGAGATCTGGGAAGCGGGTCCGCTGCTGAGCGGGATCAAGAACAGCTTGATTATCGCCGTCACGGTAACGATCGTGGGTACGTTCACCTCCAGTCTTGCGGCGTTTTCCTTTGCTAAATTGCGGTTTCCTGGTAAAAATAAAATATTCCTGCTGATGCTGTCATCCCTGATGATTCCGTATCCGGCAGTCATGATTCCGCAGTTCTTCATGTTCTCGAAGCTGGGCTGGATTGATACGCTGCTGCCGCTGATCGTGCCGGGTTTGTTCGGCAATATCGTCATGATCTTCTTCCTGCGGCAGTATCTGAGCAGTGTGCCGAATGCCATTATCGAAGCGGCCAAAATCGACGGAAGCTCGTACTTCCGCCTGTACAGCTCGATTACCTTCCCGCTGATCAAGCCGGCGGTGGCAGCGCAGCTGATCCTGTGGTTCATGGGCATCTGGAACGACTACCTGTCTCCGATTATCTATCTGAATTCACCGGAGAAGCAGACTCTCCAGCTGGTTATCGCCAACTTCAATGCGACCTATGCGATCCAGACGGACTATCCGCTGATTATGGCGGCTTCGATTATTGCCCTGCTGCCGATGCTGATTATCTTCCTTGTTTTCCAAAAGCAAATTATTGAATCTGTTGCCATCTCCGGAGTGAAGGGCTGA
- a CDS encoding sigma-70 family RNA polymerase sigma factor: MNISRLVRAAQRGNKEALLELILAEQDAYYRLAYSYMRNEHDAMDVMEDMIVTLYEKLAQLKKSEAFYSWSKTILVNRCKTVLRNQNRFVPLEEDEAPEPSLEAWTADNPYRYTESEMDLSVLLAHLNPRQREAIELRYVHDLPYQTIADITEAPVGTIKSRISQGIQKLKAMIGGDRYENDRGEITGASADHDAVRT; the protein is encoded by the coding sequence ATGAATATAAGCCGTCTTGTCAGAGCCGCACAGCGCGGTAACAAAGAAGCATTATTAGAACTAATCCTAGCCGAACAGGACGCTTATTATCGTCTTGCCTATAGCTACATGAGGAATGAGCATGACGCGATGGATGTAATGGAGGACATGATCGTCACGCTCTATGAGAAGCTTGCGCAACTGAAGAAGAGCGAGGCCTTCTACAGCTGGAGCAAAACCATTCTGGTCAACCGCTGCAAAACGGTCCTCCGCAACCAGAACCGGTTCGTTCCCCTGGAGGAAGACGAGGCACCGGAGCCTTCGCTTGAGGCATGGACTGCAGATAACCCGTACCGCTATACCGAGTCCGAAATGGATCTGTCCGTCCTGCTCGCGCATCTGAATCCCCGGCAGCGGGAAGCGATTGAGCTGCGTTATGTCCACGATCTGCCGTATCAGACCATTGCCGATATCACCGAAGCGCCGGTCGGCACGATCAAGTCCAGAATCTCGCAAGGGATACAGAAACTGAAAGCTATGATTGGAGGTGACCGTTATGAGAACGATCGAGGAGAGATTACAGGAGCATCAGCAGACCATGACGCCGTCAGAACTTGA
- a CDS encoding carbohydrate ABC transporter permease has protein sequence MNTKLGLYRKEKIYGFLFILPPLLGLLIFTLYPMIYSIYGSFTDWDGLGQMNFIGLGNFKDLWSDELFHKALFNTLFMMLGIPIGITLALLLALGLNRGVPGTTAFRVIYYVPVISSLAAVSIMWNWAYNGDYGLVNQFLDLFGISGPNWMANKYTVKPALIIMAVWKGLGYTMLLYLAALQSVSRSYYEAAELDGASGFKSFWHITWPMVRPVTFFIIVTNIIGGSQIFTEMNIMTPTGGPEYASASVVFYIWQKAFGNFQMGYASAMAVFLGVFIFVVTLIQFRMNEKQSFDVD, from the coding sequence ATGAACACTAAGCTGGGTCTGTACCGCAAGGAGAAAATCTACGGATTTCTGTTTATCCTGCCTCCGCTGCTGGGACTGCTGATTTTTACGCTGTATCCGATGATCTATTCGATCTATGGCTCATTCACGGATTGGGATGGGCTCGGCCAGATGAACTTCATCGGCCTCGGCAACTTCAAGGATCTGTGGTCGGATGAGCTGTTCCATAAGGCCTTATTCAATACTTTGTTTATGATGCTTGGCATTCCGATCGGCATTACGCTGGCGCTGCTGCTGGCGCTTGGGCTTAACCGGGGGGTGCCCGGGACTACAGCATTCCGGGTCATCTATTATGTTCCGGTCATTTCTTCTCTGGCCGCAGTATCGATCATGTGGAACTGGGCCTATAACGGTGATTATGGTCTCGTCAACCAGTTCCTTGATCTCTTCGGAATCAGCGGGCCGAACTGGATGGCGAATAAATATACGGTCAAGCCGGCGCTGATCATTATGGCGGTATGGAAAGGCCTCGGGTATACGATGCTGCTCTATCTGGCGGCGCTGCAGAGTGTCTCCAGATCTTATTATGAAGCGGCGGAGCTGGACGGAGCCAGCGGCTTCAAGTCCTTCTGGCATATCACCTGGCCGATGGTGCGCCCGGTAACCTTTTTCATCATCGTGACCAACATTATTGGAGGATCGCAAATTTTTACCGAGATGAACATTATGACCCCTACAGGCGGGCCTGAATATGCTTCAGCCTCCGTGGTGTTCTACATTTGGCAAAAAGCCTTCGGCAACTTCCAGATGGGCTATGCCTCTGCTATGGCAGTATTCCTCGGCGTGTTCATATTTGTTGTGACTCTTATCCAATTCCGAATGAACGAGAAGCAATCGTTCGATGTCGATTAA
- a CDS encoding ABC transporter substrate-binding protein has translation MLKKKGWFTLLSLVLMVSVVLTGCGGKNNASSGGNSGSEATANAGSKDSKETKNLTFMFRGGTDEQKAYEGVVKKYEADHPNVKVKIVVTAADQYATKLKASITGNSVPDVFYFESGDLKAYVNSGVLLDLTSYVEKNPNIDLNNIWKYGVDLYRYDGTMAGQGNLYGMPKDVGPFALGYNKTMFEAAGIPLPDKDKPYTWDEFIKVAQQLTIDKDGDGKLDQFGAGFNVQWALPSFVWSNGADWLDATKTKVTIDDPKFIEALQFFTDMQLKYGITPSTEQAQTLDTYQRWMKGEMAFFPVGPWDMSTYEKLPFDYDLIPYPAGSTGKSATWTGSLGIGASAKTKHPDEAVDLINYLTASKEGMEALVKAKVQIPNLMDMAKEWAADTTTKPANKEEFLQVVNEYGRVLPGHYTYNAEWYNLFYTDIQPVLDGKVTPEEYVKTEQPKMQKLLDKAVEQEAKSKK, from the coding sequence GTGTTAAAGAAAAAGGGCTGGTTCACACTGCTGTCGTTGGTTCTGATGGTATCGGTTGTACTTACAGGCTGCGGCGGGAAGAATAATGCATCGTCCGGGGGCAATAGCGGAAGCGAAGCTACGGCGAATGCCGGGAGCAAGGATTCCAAGGAAACCAAGAATCTTACGTTTATGTTCCGCGGGGGAACGGATGAGCAGAAGGCTTATGAGGGTGTTGTGAAAAAATATGAAGCCGATCATCCAAACGTCAAGGTTAAGATCGTTGTGACTGCGGCAGATCAATATGCGACTAAGCTGAAAGCCTCTATTACGGGGAACAGCGTTCCGGACGTATTCTATTTTGAATCCGGTGACCTGAAGGCTTATGTGAACAGCGGCGTGCTGCTGGACCTGACCAGCTATGTGGAGAAGAACCCTAATATTGATTTGAATAACATCTGGAAATATGGCGTGGATCTGTACCGTTACGACGGCACCATGGCCGGGCAAGGCAATCTGTACGGGATGCCTAAGGACGTAGGCCCGTTCGCACTCGGCTATAACAAGACCATGTTCGAAGCTGCGGGTATCCCGCTGCCGGACAAAGATAAACCGTACACCTGGGATGAATTCATCAAAGTCGCTCAGCAGCTGACGATTGACAAGGACGGGGACGGCAAGCTGGATCAATTCGGTGCAGGCTTCAACGTACAGTGGGCCTTGCCTTCCTTCGTCTGGAGCAACGGGGCGGACTGGCTGGATGCGACCAAGACCAAGGTTACGATTGATGATCCGAAGTTTATCGAAGCCCTGCAATTTTTCACTGACATGCAGCTTAAATACGGCATTACGCCGTCCACAGAACAAGCACAGACTCTGGATACCTACCAGCGCTGGATGAAAGGTGAAATGGCCTTCTTCCCTGTAGGTCCGTGGGATATGAGCACTTACGAGAAGCTTCCCTTCGATTATGACCTGATTCCATATCCTGCCGGCTCCACAGGCAAATCCGCCACATGGACCGGCTCACTCGGCATCGGTGCTTCCGCCAAAACCAAGCATCCCGATGAAGCCGTGGATCTGATCAACTATCTGACGGCCTCCAAGGAGGGAATGGAAGCGCTGGTGAAGGCTAAGGTGCAAATTCCGAACCTGATGGATATGGCTAAGGAATGGGCTGCTGATACTACGACCAAACCCGCGAACAAGGAAGAATTCCTTCAGGTCGTGAATGAATACGGACGGGTGCTGCCTGGCCACTACACGTACAATGCTGAATGGTATAACCTGTTCTACACGGACATCCAGCCAGTGCTTGACGGCAAGGTTACCCCTGAGGAGTATGTGAAGACGGAACAGCCGAAGATGCAGAAGCTGCTGGATAAAGCGGTTGAGCAAGAGGCGAAATCCAAGAAATAA
- a CDS encoding AraC family transcriptional regulator, with product MTAFTLLVDKPVHLEMTGKFVAPSAEWIHLSRILQDYELIVMTEGVLYLAGDNQQFVVSKGEFLLLPPLTRQYGYKSSDCSFYWLHFHAANGSQTAGPAPVTNDKEEYVIHLPQYGTLRNVEKIIVMMKQLQDSVRSYNQTVLSNYMSTVILCELYSQTLPTDADPFKRTKQEQLYNDIVDYIKWSRSEHIKVSQIAAYFGYNEKYLSHLFTVISGISLKQYILQQKMELAKFLLTDTNQNVSEVSLQLGYKDCHNFMKSFKKIVGLTPTEFRNAYAKRLLFYE from the coding sequence ATGACTGCGTTCACACTGCTGGTAGATAAGCCTGTACATCTGGAGATGACCGGCAAATTCGTGGCCCCCTCAGCAGAGTGGATTCACTTAAGCCGGATTTTGCAGGATTATGAGCTGATTGTGATGACCGAAGGCGTGCTATACCTGGCGGGTGACAACCAGCAGTTCGTCGTCTCCAAAGGCGAGTTCCTGCTCCTGCCTCCGCTTACCAGACAATACGGGTACAAGTCTTCGGACTGTAGCTTTTATTGGCTGCATTTTCATGCTGCGAACGGTAGTCAGACTGCTGGCCCCGCTCCGGTAACCAACGATAAAGAAGAATATGTTATTCACCTGCCCCAATACGGAACCCTGCGGAATGTGGAGAAAATCATCGTGATGATGAAGCAGCTCCAGGATTCGGTGCGGAGCTACAATCAGACGGTGCTGAGTAACTATATGTCTACCGTTATTCTGTGCGAGCTGTACAGCCAGACCCTTCCAACCGATGCCGATCCGTTCAAAAGAACCAAGCAGGAACAGCTCTACAACGATATTGTAGACTACATCAAATGGAGCCGCAGCGAGCATATTAAGGTATCTCAGATCGCCGCCTATTTCGGCTATAACGAGAAGTATCTCTCCCATCTGTTCACCGTCATCTCCGGGATCTCCCTGAAGCAATATATTCTGCAGCAGAAGATGGAGCTGGCGAAATTCCTGCTGACCGACACCAACCAGAACGTCAGCGAGGTCTCATTGCAGCTAGGCTATAAGGATTGCCATAACTTCATGAAATCGTTCAAAAAGATTGTCGGCCTCACTCCCACCGAGTTCCGCAACGCTTATGCCAAGCGCCTGCTGTTCTACGAATGA
- a CDS encoding ArsR/SmtB family transcription factor → MIYIKDLMSGIDIFKALSSEIRIQILELLATNQALNLNEIAKKLNLSNGAITMHIKKLEESGLIEINTAVGKHGIQKVCYLNKDKLMVDLRSKDVDNLYEVEIQVGHYSNYQAVPTCGLATKDSIIGDFDEPRYFADPQRIDSEIIWMAEGFLEYRIPNYLKANQTFREIQFSMEIGSEAPGFSDNYPSDLYFYVNGIEIGFWTSPGDFGDTRGTFNPDWWPPHLNQYGMLKLIRINQEGSFIDGCRISDITLDDIKLDYKSELTFRIAVTDKPVNKRGLTIYGKHFGNYSQDLLARVLYNVHEVEDPAGRVTTAGVTD, encoded by the coding sequence ATGATTTATATTAAAGATCTGATGAGCGGGATTGATATCTTCAAGGCGCTCAGCTCGGAAATCCGCATCCAGATTCTTGAGCTGCTGGCGACCAATCAGGCCCTGAATCTCAACGAAATTGCCAAGAAGCTAAATCTCAGCAACGGGGCCATTACGATGCATATCAAGAAGCTGGAGGAAAGCGGCTTAATTGAGATCAATACGGCTGTAGGCAAGCACGGAATCCAGAAGGTCTGCTACCTGAATAAAGATAAGCTGATGGTGGATCTGCGCAGCAAGGATGTGGATAATCTGTATGAGGTCGAGATTCAGGTGGGCCATTACAGTAATTATCAGGCCGTTCCGACCTGCGGTCTGGCCACCAAGGACAGCATCATCGGGGATTTCGACGAGCCGCGTTACTTCGCCGATCCCCAACGGATCGATTCCGAGATCATCTGGATGGCCGAAGGCTTCCTGGAGTACCGCATCCCTAACTATCTCAAAGCCAACCAGACCTTCCGGGAAATCCAGTTCTCCATGGAGATTGGCTCCGAGGCTCCCGGGTTCAGCGACAATTACCCATCGGATCTGTACTTCTATGTGAACGGCATCGAGATCGGCTTCTGGACCAGCCCCGGGGACTTTGGCGACACGCGCGGCACCTTCAACCCGGACTGGTGGCCTCCCCATCTCAACCAGTATGGCATGCTGAAGCTGATCCGCATCAATCAGGAGGGTAGCTTCATTGACGGCTGCCGTATCTCGGACATCACCCTGGACGACATTAAGCTGGATTACAAGAGCGAGCTGACTTTCCGCATTGCCGTCACCGACAAGCCGGTCAACAAGCGCGGCTTGACCATTTACGGCAAGCACTTCGGCAATTACAGCCAGGATCTGCTGGCGCGTGTGCTCTATAATGTGCATGAGGTCGAAGATCCGGCCGGCCGGGTAACCACAGCGGGAGTGACAGATTGA
- a CDS encoding beta-L-arabinofuranosidase domain-containing protein — protein MTITPHQPLAAPIQGKPLYEEYRMDQVRVSDPYIANAFAKEIDYLTSYDPDRLLAGFRENRGLPKRADKYPGWENTEIRGHTLGHYLSALSQAYACTRDDGLALRLNYLLGELSMCQHESGYLSAFEEHLFDHVENKQPAWVPWYTMHKIIAGLIASYSATGSKTAYALADKLGDWVYRRTASWSEEVHQRVLSVEYGGMNDCLYDLYRITGKAGHLSAAHSFDELTLFTPVHEGKDILKGKHANTTIPKFLGALNRYRTLGESEVFYLEAAVQFWEMVVHHHSYITGGNSEWEHFGDPDMLDRERSNFTAETCNTYNMLKLTRELFKITGDTRYADFYENTYLNAIVSSQHPHTGMTMYFQPMATGYFKVYSSPFEHFWCCTGTGMESFTKLNDSLYFHDAASIVVNQYFSSTLDSAAHGLMLIQSANLPYSDTVEFKISVMRPQSQSTTLKLRLPDWLAGEPGLLLNGLPVNSEISGGYLLTDRVWQDGDTLQLKLPMKLAHFSLPDARQVAAFKYGPVVLSAALGQSDLSVSATGVAVSVPTRNMLVKDFITTVNESPQEWLAQLPDRAVRLEQDELAFALRGTDEDQRLVFTPHYKQHSERYGIYWRLVEADSAELQKHILQGKIRQRVQDATLDSLPVGNDQYELEHGIEGENTSVATWDGYNIRKAENGGWFSYRMKVAPRTDNYLSVTYFSGNNGKKIAIYVDGELIAGEVLHTDEARSFYERSYLIPAEAVGGKTEVEVKFVVPEKENGIFDLLRMMTGYDHNAGLRQLAFSEGTLSTSFSGGITTYSLSVPQAVSQVQLSVTPHHHNALVYADGILIEDSLPREIKLLHSRSEVNLTVKAEDHVTVQEYKLQIVKE, from the coding sequence ATGACAATTACACCCCATCAGCCTCTGGCGGCCCCGATTCAGGGTAAGCCCTTGTACGAGGAATACCGCATGGACCAGGTCCGTGTGTCCGATCCGTATATCGCAAACGCCTTTGCCAAGGAGATCGATTATCTGACCAGCTATGATCCAGACCGCTTGCTGGCGGGCTTCCGCGAGAACCGGGGACTGCCGAAGCGTGCCGACAAATATCCCGGCTGGGAGAACACGGAGATCCGCGGACACACGCTGGGCCACTATCTGTCAGCGCTGTCCCAGGCCTATGCCTGTACGCGGGATGACGGGCTGGCGCTCAGGCTGAACTATCTTCTGGGAGAGCTGTCCATGTGCCAGCATGAGAGCGGTTACCTGTCCGCGTTCGAGGAACACCTTTTCGATCATGTGGAGAACAAGCAGCCGGCCTGGGTCCCCTGGTATACGATGCACAAAATCATCGCCGGACTCATCGCGTCCTACTCTGCCACCGGCAGCAAGACGGCCTATGCCCTGGCGGATAAGCTCGGTGACTGGGTATACCGCCGCACAGCCTCCTGGTCTGAAGAGGTCCATCAGCGTGTATTATCGGTGGAATACGGCGGGATGAATGACTGCCTGTACGACCTGTACAGAATTACCGGAAAAGCAGGCCATTTAAGCGCCGCGCATAGCTTCGACGAGCTGACGCTGTTCACTCCAGTCCATGAGGGCAAGGATATTCTCAAGGGCAAGCACGCCAATACTACGATTCCGAAATTCCTCGGTGCGCTGAACCGTTACCGGACGCTCGGGGAGAGCGAAGTCTTTTATCTGGAAGCGGCGGTGCAGTTCTGGGAGATGGTTGTCCATCATCACAGCTACATCACCGGAGGGAACAGCGAATGGGAGCACTTCGGTGATCCGGACATGCTGGACCGGGAACGCTCCAACTTCACAGCGGAAACCTGCAACACCTACAATATGCTCAAGCTGACCCGCGAGCTGTTCAAAATCACGGGAGATACCCGTTACGCTGACTTCTACGAGAACACCTACCTGAATGCTATCGTGTCGTCACAGCACCCGCATACCGGGATGACGATGTATTTCCAGCCCATGGCGACCGGTTATTTCAAGGTGTACAGCTCGCCGTTCGAGCATTTCTGGTGCTGTACCGGAACAGGCATGGAGAGCTTCACCAAGCTGAATGACAGCCTGTATTTCCATGATGCGGCCAGCATTGTGGTCAACCAGTACTTCAGCTCTACTCTGGACTCTGCCGCGCACGGCCTGATGCTGATCCAGTCGGCCAACTTGCCTTATAGCGATACTGTAGAGTTCAAAATCTCAGTGATGCGGCCTCAGTCTCAGTCCACCACGCTGAAGCTTCGTCTGCCGGATTGGCTGGCCGGAGAACCCGGGCTTCTATTAAACGGGCTGCCTGTTAACTCAGAGATCAGCGGAGGTTACCTTTTGACGGACAGAGTATGGCAAGACGGCGACACGCTGCAGCTCAAGCTGCCGATGAAGCTGGCGCACTTCAGCCTGCCGGATGCCCGCCAGGTGGCCGCGTTCAAGTATGGACCAGTGGTGCTGAGCGCCGCTCTGGGCCAGAGTGATCTGTCTGTATCCGCTACAGGCGTTGCTGTAAGTGTCCCTACCCGCAACATGCTGGTGAAGGACTTCATCACGACGGTGAACGAGAGCCCGCAGGAGTGGCTGGCGCAGCTTCCGGACCGCGCAGTCCGGCTGGAGCAGGATGAACTGGCCTTTGCGCTGCGGGGAACGGATGAGGATCAGCGGCTGGTCTTCACTCCGCATTATAAGCAGCATAGTGAGCGTTACGGCATCTACTGGCGGCTGGTCGAGGCCGATTCGGCTGAGCTGCAGAAGCATATTTTACAGGGGAAAATCCGGCAGCGTGTACAGGATGCTACACTGGACAGCCTCCCAGTCGGCAATGACCAGTATGAGCTGGAGCATGGCATTGAGGGAGAGAACACCTCTGTAGCCACCTGGGACGGATATAACATCCGCAAAGCGGAGAACGGCGGCTGGTTCAGCTACCGGATGAAGGTGGCGCCGCGTACGGACAACTATCTCTCGGTCACTTATTTCTCAGGAAATAATGGTAAGAAAATAGCGATTTATGTAGACGGGGAGCTGATTGCGGGCGAGGTGCTGCATACGGATGAAGCCCGCAGCTTTTACGAGCGGAGTTATCTGATTCCTGCTGAAGCGGTTGGCGGCAAGACTGAGGTGGAAGTCAAGTTCGTGGTTCCAGAGAAGGAAAACGGCATCTTCGACCTGCTGCGCATGATGACCGGTTATGATCACAATGCCGGACTGCGCCAGCTCGCCTTCAGTGAAGGAACGCTGTCCACCTCTTTCAGCGGCGGCATAACCACGTATAGCCTGAGCGTTCCGCAAGCGGTAAGCCAGGTACAACTAAGCGTTACACCACACCATCACAATGCCCTGGTCTATGCAGACGGAATTCTAATCGAGGATTCACTCCCGCGTGAAATCAAGCTGCTGCACAGCCGCAGTGAGGTAAATCTCACGGTTAAGGCGGAGGATCATGTTACGGTGCAAGAATATAAGCTTCAGATTGTGAAAGAATAA
- a CDS encoding DUF4179 domain-containing protein — MRTIEERLQEHQQTMTPSELEGRLRKALEQAPVRRKSRAGRARTWVATAAAAMLLTVGVYQYPVLAYYGGKLFSQTDLNTMAFSELADHGYGQSVNKSTTLGDGTVITINGVIADDNALTMYYSIDPASGSIYTGDFPDGNYSLRYGVDKLEGFMTDSDPLGGSGGGSKDSSRFEGVYKFEPASPFSRTLTVTFSELLENGKVAHYPISFKYDPNLAMKSLLVADIDQAVPVDQGTVYYDTITASPTSTIVKGHYKMDNGENPRFSAVTKLYVNGTEVDFRSMRGTNSSKKGAPEFIIEYDVLPTDKPQSVELVLDNFSGYQNVEEPISLASPSDRSVLVGEEKLWIRSVTRTANGYDIVIAGKQFTMLDKDTLAVQAGGAAVPVSSISDSRPWDLKNGNILWERTYSFQTTKKPEFMMMDGFHYIKFYRQTVPVPLGDK, encoded by the coding sequence ATGAGAACGATCGAGGAGAGATTACAGGAGCATCAGCAGACCATGACGCCGTCAGAACTTGAAGGCAGATTGCGTAAGGCGCTGGAGCAGGCTCCGGTTAGACGGAAATCACGGGCTGGACGGGCACGGACCTGGGTCGCCACAGCCGCCGCAGCCATGTTACTGACAGTGGGGGTCTATCAGTATCCGGTGTTGGCTTATTACGGCGGGAAGCTGTTCAGTCAGACTGACCTGAATACCATGGCCTTTTCTGAATTGGCGGACCATGGATACGGTCAAAGCGTCAATAAAAGCACAACATTAGGTGACGGAACGGTGATTACCATTAACGGGGTAATTGCAGACGACAACGCCCTGACGATGTATTACAGCATTGATCCGGCTTCAGGCAGTATATATACCGGCGACTTCCCTGACGGCAACTATTCACTCCGTTACGGAGTAGATAAACTGGAAGGGTTCATGACGGATTCAGATCCCCTGGGGGGGAGCGGCGGCGGCAGCAAGGACAGTAGCCGCTTCGAGGGAGTATACAAATTCGAGCCGGCCAGCCCCTTCTCCAGAACATTGACCGTTACCTTCAGCGAGCTGCTGGAGAACGGGAAAGTGGCACACTATCCTATCTCCTTCAAATATGACCCGAACCTTGCCATGAAAAGCCTGCTCGTCGCAGATATTGACCAGGCTGTACCGGTGGATCAGGGAACCGTCTACTATGACACGATTACGGCTTCTCCTACGTCAACCATCGTAAAGGGACATTATAAGATGGATAATGGCGAAAATCCAAGATTCTCTGCTGTAACCAAACTATATGTGAATGGGACTGAGGTTGATTTCCGGTCGATGCGGGGTACGAATTCCAGTAAAAAGGGAGCCCCGGAATTTATCATAGAATACGATGTGCTGCCGACTGACAAGCCGCAGAGTGTTGAACTTGTACTGGATAATTTCAGCGGATATCAGAACGTTGAAGAGCCGATCTCTCTGGCCTCGCCTTCGGACCGGTCGGTTCTGGTCGGCGAGGAGAAGCTCTGGATTCGCAGTGTCACCAGGACTGCTAACGGCTATGATATCGTGATCGCCGGGAAGCAGTTCACTATGCTGGATAAGGATACTTTGGCTGTTCAAGCCGGAGGAGCCGCCGTTCCCGTCAGTTCGATATCCGATTCCCGCCCGTGGGATCTCAAGAACGGCAATATCCTGTGGGAACGCACATATTCCTTCCAGACCACAAAAAAGCCGGAATTCATGATGATGGATGGCTTCCACTATATTAAGTTCTATAGACAGACTGTTCCGGTTCCTCTAGGGGACAAATAA